The following are from one region of the Methanomicrobia archaeon genome:
- a CDS encoding DUF1464 domain-containing protein, whose translation MIVRGSDIASTGAYPNRPSAKGSRSPRWSRAGAETVIRMSFSCIHSPTVRYKCFPRFSSLRLVHEMTRAIGIDPGTKSMDICAIEDGVVYYENPLDNLDLVNEPERIHDALQEALPADLITGPSGYGVEPTRIDEIPADSFEEWYYNYILLTTKADILKGIEAGIFGAILYKNMTDFSVWMRREQFPVTFIPGVIELPTVPYYRKLNKLDMGTADKLAVAVLGVHDQSNRFELPYKAVSFILVELGFGYNAVIGVDGGRIVDGIGGTNFPGIGYLTLSAVDAELVQLIGTWERKDTFEGGVVSITGEMDPDAFVSRRGEKNEIAFEAMLEGIEKAVAEMTVSVNEPKEILLSGRWTKMPGIADELITRLSEYAAVRPLGFLEGASRTKETAQGYAIVADGLAGGSFKELIAWMQIDKAKGTALEYIQHPKFKGVPERFVRFK comes from the coding sequence ATGATCGTCCGGGGCTCTGATATCGCGAGCACGGGCGCATACCCGAACCGCCCGAGCGCGAAGGGATCGAGATCACCCAGATGGAGCCGTGCAGGCGCAGAAACCGTGATACGCATGAGCTTCTCCTGTATACACTCGCCAACGGTAAGATATAAATGTTTCCCGCGTTTTAGTTCCCTTAGACTGGTGCATGAAATGACACGAGCAATTGGTATTGACCCGGGCACGAAGAGCATGGATATCTGCGCGATCGAGGATGGCGTGGTGTACTACGAGAACCCGCTCGACAATCTCGACCTGGTGAACGAGCCTGAGCGGATACACGACGCGCTCCAGGAGGCGTTACCCGCAGATCTCATCACCGGACCGTCCGGTTACGGTGTGGAGCCCACGCGGATCGATGAGATCCCAGCAGACAGCTTCGAGGAGTGGTACTACAATTATATCCTGCTCACGACGAAGGCGGACATCCTGAAGGGTATCGAGGCGGGTATCTTCGGCGCGATACTCTACAAGAACATGACCGATTTCTCGGTCTGGATGCGGCGCGAGCAGTTCCCGGTGACCTTCATCCCGGGCGTGATCGAGCTACCGACGGTGCCCTATTACCGGAAGCTGAATAAGCTGGACATGGGCACGGCGGACAAGTTAGCGGTAGCGGTGCTCGGCGTCCACGACCAATCGAACCGGTTTGAACTACCGTATAAGGCCGTTTCGTTCATCCTCGTTGAGCTCGGGTTCGGCTATAACGCGGTCATCGGTGTCGACGGCGGCCGGATCGTTGATGGGATCGGTGGCACGAACTTCCCGGGTATCGGGTATTTAACGCTCTCCGCGGTTGATGCCGAACTGGTGCAGTTGATCGGCACATGGGAACGTAAAGACACCTTTGAAGGCGGCGTGGTCTCCATCACCGGCGAGATGGATCCGGATGCCTTTGTCAGCCGCCGCGGCGAGAAGAACGAGATCGCATTCGAGGCGATGCTGGAAGGGATCGAGAAAGCGGTGGCGGAGATGACCGTATCCGTGAACGAGCCGAAAGAGATCCTGCTTTCGGGACGCTGGACGAAAATGCCGGGGATCGCGGACGAGCTAATAACACGGCTGTCAGAGTACGCTGCGGTGCGGCCGCTCGGGTTCCTGGAAGGCGCGTCGAGGACGAAGGAGACCGCGCAGGGCTATGCCATCGTCGCTGATGGGCTCGCTGGCGGTTCGTTCAAGGAGCTGATCGCGTGGATGCAGATCGATAAAGCAAAAGGTACGGCGCTGGAGTACATCCAGCATCCGAAGTTCAAAGGCGTGCCGGAGCGGTTCGTGCGGTTTAAATAG
- a CDS encoding ABC transporter permease, with protein MSRGYFTVPKLSSRVWKVWSRNRSVFMKTWRVNFFPPFVEPLLYLFALGFGLGRYIELIEGMSYPRFIAPALIAISIMNSAFFECTYGSYVRMYYQKTFDAIIATPLSIEEVITGELLWGATRSLIYATIMLPVIAAFGLIELPDSLLIIPFAFLAGFLFAAIGMCFTAITPNINALNYPAFLFITPMFLFSGTFFPLELLPQPLQYFALAALPLTHVVGITRSLTLAEPSGFFVLHLVWICVVSLVLFVLAVNLMRRRLIV; from the coding sequence ATGAGCAGGGGCTATTTCACGGTGCCGAAACTGAGCAGCAGGGTCTGGAAGGTCTGGTCACGGAACAGGTCAGTTTTTATGAAGACCTGGCGGGTGAATTTCTTCCCGCCATTCGTGGAGCCGCTGCTGTATCTCTTCGCGCTGGGCTTTGGACTGGGCAGATACATCGAGTTGATCGAAGGGATGAGCTATCCGCGCTTCATCGCGCCTGCACTGATCGCGATCTCGATCATGAATTCGGCCTTCTTCGAGTGCACCTATGGCTCCTATGTGCGCATGTACTACCAGAAGACGTTTGACGCGATTATTGCGACGCCGCTGAGCATCGAGGAGGTCATTACAGGCGAGCTGCTCTGGGGCGCGACCCGCAGTCTCATTTATGCCACGATCATGCTCCCGGTAATTGCTGCTTTCGGGTTGATCGAGCTGCCGGACTCGCTCCTGATCATTCCCTTTGCGTTCCTCGCGGGGTTCCTCTTTGCCGCGATCGGGATGTGCTTCACCGCGATCACACCGAATATCAACGCCCTGAACTACCCCGCCTTCCTCTTCATCACGCCGATGTTCCTCTTCAGTGGCACCTTCTTCCCGCTTGAGCTTCTCCCGCAGCCCCTGCAGTATTTCGCGCTCGCCGCATTGCCGCTCACGCACGTCGTGGGCATTACCCGTTCACTCACCCTGGCAGAGCCGAGCGGTTTCTTCGTGCTGCACCTCGTCTGGATTTGTGTGGTCTCACTCGTCTTGTTCGTGCTCGCCGTCAACCTAATGAGACGGCGGCTCATCGTGTAG
- a CDS encoding exonuclease SbcCD subunit D, with product MVRILHVADTHIGYSAYRRIDDETGLNQREVDTYDAFRQFVEYALIQKPDLILHAGDLFDSVRPTNRAIAVVLEQLLRLNAAGISFVVIAGNHETPRLKETGSVFSLFEHIPHVHAVYKDRYETVELDGVTVHAIPHCDNIEREKQQLRAHNDRAGINIALLHASVYGAGKQTFLMDEFNEQLISIHDLLSFDYIALGHYHGYTRIRDDVYYAGSTERFSFTEVREQKGFLEVTLYRNGERSVRFHELQTRAMVDLEPVLCTDLTAQEIRDTITERIRESAPEDKVVRLKVLHIPLQVYHTLDFEELKRLTRNAVHFEIKYELQHDEHALNAEHPSFRSLRTEFEHFMEHYAIRQDLDKNLLKELGLAYLQKDEEGEEGET from the coding sequence ATGGTGCGCATACTGCACGTCGCGGACACGCATATCGGCTACTCGGCCTACCGGCGGATTGATGACGAGACCGGGTTGAATCAGCGCGAGGTCGATACGTACGACGCGTTCCGGCAATTCGTCGAATACGCCCTTATCCAAAAGCCCGACCTGATCCTGCACGCGGGCGACCTCTTCGATTCGGTACGCCCGACGAACCGCGCGATCGCCGTCGTGCTCGAGCAACTGCTCAGGTTGAATGCCGCGGGAATATCGTTTGTCGTGATCGCCGGCAACCACGAAACACCGCGGTTGAAGGAGACGGGCAGCGTCTTCAGCCTGTTTGAGCATATCCCACACGTGCATGCGGTCTACAAAGACCGATACGAAACAGTTGAGCTCGATGGCGTGACCGTACATGCGATCCCGCACTGCGACAATATTGAACGTGAGAAGCAGCAATTGCGTGCGCATAACGATCGGGCGGGTATTAATATCGCACTGCTTCACGCGAGCGTCTACGGCGCGGGCAAACAGACCTTTCTGATGGACGAGTTCAACGAGCAGCTCATCTCCATTCATGATCTCTTGAGCTTCGACTACATCGCGCTCGGGCACTACCACGGCTACACCCGAATTCGGGATGACGTGTACTATGCGGGCTCGACCGAGCGGTTCAGTTTCACTGAGGTGCGCGAGCAGAAGGGCTTCCTGGAGGTAACCCTGTACCGTAACGGCGAACGGTCAGTACGCTTCCACGAGCTGCAGACGCGCGCGATGGTGGATCTCGAGCCTGTTCTGTGCACTGACCTGACCGCGCAGGAGATCAGAGACACAATTACCGAGCGAATCAGGGAATCAGCCCCGGAGGATAAGGTCGTGCGCTTGAAGGTGCTGCACATCCCCCTGCAGGTCTACCACACGCTCGATTTCGAGGAGTTAAAGCGGCTGACGAGGAATGCCGTGCATTTCGAGATCAAGTACGAGTTGCAGCACGACGAGCACGCACTCAATGCTGAGCACCCCTCATTCAGGTCACTGCGCACGGAGTTCGAGCACTTCATGGAACACTACGCGATTCGCCAGGATCTCGATAAGAACCTGCTCAAAGAACTCGGACTGGCCTACCTGCAGAAGGACGAAGAGGGCGAAGAGGGCGAGACGTGA
- a CDS encoding aminotransferase class I/II-fold pyridoxal phosphate-dependent enzyme, with protein MKKNRKFDTLCVHAGEGPDPQHGAHATPIYQTSTFVFKDAEQAAARFAGKEEGYIYMRVAPHTPTHAAFVDKIAALEGAETGLPFASGMAAITAVALAQLRKGDHLISSDVVYGSTYSLFAKILTKFGVEVSFVNLSDLEQVKACLRPNTKMIFAETPANPTLTVCDIAELAKMAREIGALSVVDNTFATPYFQRALPLGTDVVVHSSTKYIGGHGDLLGGVVVCSADFVKRMKPIVHTTGGTMAPLEAWLCIRGLKTLHLRMERHASNAMAVAQFLEAHPRIEWVRYPLLPSHPQHAIARKQMSGFGGMISFGVQGGLEAGRKLMNRVELCSLAVSLGTVDTLIQHPASMTHATVPREVRQKIGITDEMVRISVGVEDVADIIADLEQALAW; from the coding sequence ATGAAGAAGAACCGGAAGTTTGACACGTTATGTGTACATGCAGGTGAAGGGCCGGATCCACAGCACGGCGCGCATGCCACGCCCATTTATCAGACATCCACCTTCGTCTTTAAGGACGCGGAGCAGGCCGCGGCACGGTTCGCGGGCAAGGAGGAGGGCTACATCTATATGCGCGTTGCACCGCACACACCCACGCATGCCGCGTTCGTCGATAAGATTGCGGCGCTTGAGGGCGCCGAGACGGGTCTGCCGTTCGCATCGGGCATGGCTGCCATCACGGCGGTGGCGCTCGCGCAGTTGCGAAAGGGTGATCACCTGATCTCGAGCGATGTCGTCTACGGCTCCACCTATAGCCTGTTCGCCAAGATCCTCACCAAATTCGGCGTCGAGGTCAGTTTCGTCAATCTCTCTGATCTCGAGCAGGTGAAGGCCTGTTTACGGCCGAACACGAAGATGATCTTCGCGGAGACGCCAGCAAACCCGACCCTGACAGTCTGCGATATCGCAGAGCTCGCGAAGATGGCCCGTGAGATCGGCGCGCTATCGGTTGTTGACAATACCTTTGCCACACCCTATTTCCAGCGCGCGCTGCCGCTGGGCACAGACGTCGTGGTGCACAGCAGCACCAAGTACATCGGCGGCCACGGCGATCTCCTGGGCGGTGTGGTGGTCTGCAGCGCGGACTTTGTGAAACGCATGAAGCCGATCGTGCATACGACCGGCGGTACGATGGCGCCACTGGAGGCCTGGCTGTGCATTCGCGGCTTGAAAACGCTCCATCTGCGCATGGAGCGGCACGCGAGCAATGCCATGGCCGTGGCGCAGTTCCTGGAAGCGCATCCCCGGATCGAATGGGTCAGGTATCCCCTGCTGCCCAGCCATCCGCAGCACGCGATCGCGCGTAAACAAATGAGCGGGTTCGGCGGTATGATCTCATTCGGCGTGCAGGGCGGGCTCGAGGCGGGCCGTAAGCTCATGAACCGCGTGGAGCTCTGCTCGCTTGCCGTGAGTCTCGGCACCGTGGATACACTAATACAGCATCCGGCCTCGATGACGCACGCGACGGTGCCCCGAGAGGTCAGACAGAAGATCGGGATCACGGACGAGATGGTGCGGATCTCCGTGGGTGTTGAAGACGTGGCGGATATTATCGCGGATCTCGAGCAGGCGTTGGCGTGGTAG
- a CDS encoding DUF1464 domain-containing protein, with translation MRALGIDPGTSSFDFCWLDDERTAAVHEASVPTSEVAKSARSLLSVVKDVAADVVVGPSAMGLPVTHISALTDLELAQATLGKNTEVDIAIRQFIMMQQELNLNVFFTPNVIQLPTVPAYRKRNKVDMGTADKTCIAALALWDYVNREGGDYRAANLLVLELGFGFNAVMAIAQGKIIDGIGGTIFPGPGYLTIGAMDLEIAHTLGSFSEAQLGFGGIAYAAGDVIPPEEYVTRLDEARFATAWNSLAEGVVKAVAMELTVFEPAPPAELILSGRLTRVPGMYDRLVEHLNRFGIPVRRLAGYADKSKEAAQGAALLASGLAGGTYSDLVDTLELRGARGTVLDHVQWPGFNADELIQKKLKAMKMAL, from the coding sequence ATGAGAGCGTTAGGAATAGATCCCGGCACGAGCAGCTTTGATTTCTGCTGGCTCGATGACGAGCGTACCGCAGCGGTTCACGAGGCGTCTGTACCCACAAGTGAAGTCGCGAAATCTGCGCGGAGCCTGCTCAGCGTCGTTAAGGACGTGGCAGCCGATGTCGTTGTCGGACCATCCGCAATGGGCTTACCGGTAACGCACATATCGGCGTTGACCGATCTGGAGCTGGCGCAGGCGACGCTCGGGAAGAATACGGAGGTTGATATCGCTATCCGGCAGTTCATCATGATGCAGCAGGAGCTGAATCTGAACGTCTTCTTCACGCCGAACGTCATCCAGCTCCCGACGGTGCCCGCGTATCGTAAGCGGAACAAGGTGGATATGGGGACTGCAGATAAGACCTGCATCGCCGCGCTTGCGCTCTGGGACTACGTCAACCGAGAGGGTGGTGATTACCGTGCCGCGAACCTGCTGGTGCTGGAGTTAGGCTTCGGATTCAATGCGGTCATGGCGATCGCGCAGGGCAAGATAATCGACGGTATTGGCGGCACCATCTTCCCCGGGCCCGGGTATTTGACGATCGGCGCGATGGATCTGGAGATCGCGCATACTCTGGGCAGCTTCAGCGAGGCGCAACTCGGGTTCGGCGGTATCGCCTACGCTGCCGGGGACGTCATTCCACCTGAGGAGTACGTGACCCGGCTGGACGAGGCACGGTTCGCCACTGCCTGGAACAGCCTCGCTGAGGGCGTGGTTAAAGCGGTCGCCATGGAATTGACCGTCTTCGAACCGGCCCCGCCCGCGGAACTCATCCTCTCCGGACGGCTCACACGCGTGCCCGGGATGTATGATCGTCTGGTCGAGCATCTGAACCGGTTCGGGATACCGGTACGCAGGCTCGCGGGCTACGCGGATAAGAGCAAAGAGGCGGCGCAGGGCGCGGCATTGCTCGCGAGCGGACTCGCCGGCGGTACGTACAGCGACCTGGTAGACACGCTTGAATTACGGGGCGCACGCGGCACGGTTCTGGACCATGTGCAGTGGCCCGGGTTCAACGCCGATGAACTCATCCAGAAGAAGTTGAAGGCGATGAAGATGGCGCTCTAA